In the genome of Paenibacillus pabuli, the window CTCCGATGCCACATGGAAATCAAGCAATTCCCGTGTAGCCGATGTGAAAAAAGGGGTTATCACTGCGAACAGCAGCGGTAAAGCCAATATCACGGCTGAATATGGGTCCAAAAAAGTGACCATTCAGGTTGAAGTAGACGTTATCTCACGTATTGAAGCTTCCGAACCGGCTCTTTCCCTGAAAACCGGTGATTCCGCTGATCTTACGGTTACTGCTTATCTGAGCGATGGCAGTGAGCGTGATGTTACGGACAAAGCGGAATGGAAAACCAACAGCTACAAAGTAGCTCAGGTAACCAAAGGTAAAGTAAAAGCAACAGGTTCAGGTAAAGCAAAAATTACAGCCAAGTACGGCAGCAAAACAGTAACCATTGCCGTCGATGTAGATACACTGAAATATTTGCAAACCGATAAAGTAACCCTGACCATGAAGCCTGGTGACAAAGTAACCCTGGTTGCTACAGCAACGTATCTCGATGGCAGCGAAGCGAACGTATCCAAGCCAGCACTTTGGAAATCTTCCCGTATTGCGACAGCATCGGTGAAGGATGGCATTATTCAGGCCAATGGCAAGGGTAAAGCAACCATTACCGTGACTTATGCAGGTGTAAAAACCAAAGTGACTGTAGTCGTCGAAGCGAAATAATCTTAGATTGCGAATATAACACTCGCGATTCCATAAACGGTGATGACAGCTTAACTGCTGGCATCACCGTTTTTTTTAATGGGCTAAATACAAGATGCTGCTGACTTGCTTATGAGTTGAAGTCTTGAAATAGGGTAATACGAAAAAAACGCCCTGAAACTTGTGTTAATACCCATACTGGATATGAAAAACACTTTGTTCCAAGACGTTTCTCGAATCTGAATCATGAATGTATTACATCGTATGAGACAGAACCAGTGCACCGTATGCAAACGCAATGACGATGAGGATGGCTGGATGCAGCTTGGTCTTTGTCATGACCCAGAGCGAGATTCCTGCAATGATCAATGTCTGCCAAATGCCGATGGAATTGGTGGATACCTGACCGAATTCCCATGTAAGCAGGATCATAAGTACAGCGATAACCGGTTGTACAAGCAAGGTCATGCCTTTCACTTTTGGTGAAGTACGATGCTTGTTCAGTAAGCGAAGCAGCAAAATTAACGCGACAGCCGAAGGCACAACGGTAGCAAAACTGGCGATGAATGCGCCAAACCAGCCAGCTACCTGATAACCGACAAATGCGGCAATTTTGGTAGCAATCGGACCCGGAAGCGCATTACCGATGGCAAGTACATCCCCGAATTGTTCTGTAGTCATCCACTTATAGTGATTAACCACTTCTTCCTGCATTAACGGAATGGAGGCGGGGCCGCCCCCGTATCCCAAGATATTGGCTACAAAAAATCCCCAAAACAATTCCCACCATGTCTGAAGCATCGCTTAGGACACCCCCTTGTCGGAATTACGTTTGGATTTGAAACGTTGGACGACATCCAGATGGAAGACGCCATAGCCGAGGAAGACGGCAATCACAATACCGGGGTGAATATTGAGCAGCTGCAGCAGTACAAAGGCAAGGACACCGAACAGGGCGGCAAAGGTTGTACCGAGTCCCTTCCATGCTTTCTTGGCGAATTCGTAAGCCATCATGCCGAGCATGACAAAAATGACCGGGCGAACAGCTGCGACCATGCCTGCTACGATTTTCGATTCGCGCAGCGCGTACATGGAACCAAGCAGCGCAATGATGGCGATGCTCGTCGGCAAAATGTGGGCCAGGACGGACACAATCGCGCCCAGCACGCCCTTGGTTTTGTACCCGAGATACGCGGCCATCTTGGTGGCAATGGGACCAGGCAGAGCGTTGGCAATGGCCAAAATCTCGCCAAACTCATCATCGCTCACCCATTTATAGCGGGTAACGGCCTCATAACGGATCAGCGGAATAACCGAAGGGCCGCCGCCATATCCCAATATTCCGGTTCGTACCATCCCCATGACGAGACCGTTGTAATCTTTCCAACTCATGCTGATTTCCTCCTAGAGTCTCATGCCCATTCGGCTTTTATATCGTTTTAACAACAGCTGTGATTCTACCTTGACGATGCCCGGCATCTTGTAGAGCTTCTCCAGCAGGAACTGCTCCATCTCTTCCATATCTGCAAAAATACCATGCATGTGCAGAGTACTTGGGCCTGTCATATGATAGAGGCTGGTTACTGCGGGTTCTTCGTCCAGTTTCGCAGCCACTTCATCCAGAAATAACGGTTCTACATCGACATTGAAAAAGGCAGATACCTGAAGTCCGACTTTGCCCGGATTGATGACCACGGTGAAGCGTTCGATAATTCCCTTCTCGGATAAAGCATTAATGCGGGCCTGAACGGCCACGCGGGACAAACCGATCTGTGCACCCAGATCGGTGTAGGATATCCGGCTATTTTGGTGAAGAGCGGCAATGATTTTACGATCCATTGCATCCAGATTGTGCATTTGCGGGATTTCTCCTCCCTTGGAGGAGCGTTTCTCTGACATGGTTAACCATCCTTTTCTTTCACTATATGGAAATGAAGTATTACGAGTAGAGATACGTACAATTTGTATGTAGCATTCATATTCTAATGACGAATCGTAATGGGAGTCAATATATTTATTGTAAATGTTGAATGTATACGATTCAGAGCTTTCATTTTGTCATTTTTACCAATCGTAAATGGAATACGGGGAAGGGGGAGGCCCCTTTGAGCTGCAAAAAAGACTGTCCACGGAACTCATCCGTAAACAGTCTTCTATCTAAAGTATAAATTGGATTGAGTTATTGAATAGTTTTGGGTAGGCAAAGGGTGACGATTGTTCCTTCTCCAGGCTCGGAAGATACCGTTAAAGTACCTCCAGCTCCACGGGCTCGCTCCTCCATGCTAAATAGACCAACGCCGTTACCAGCTGTTGCGCCATTGAACCCTGCGCCTTGGTCCACGATTTTCACAACGGTTGCTTCTTCCGAATCTTCCACCGTCACATGTGCCTCTGACACATCGGCGTACTTCGCCACATTGGTTAACGCCTCCTGAATAATGCGGTACATGGCAATCTCCCGGTTCATCTCAAGTCGTCTTCGCAGATTGCATTCCAGTTCCACTTCAATCCCGTAGTGGCGTGTATAGTTCTCAATATACGTGCGAATGGCAGGAACGACACCCAAGTCATCCAGTACGGAGGGTCTCAGCTCCCATGCCATGCCGCGTACATCCTCCATAATACCTGTAACCTGTTTTCGCAGTGCTTCCACGCCCGATTGGGGCTGGTCAGCCAGAAGGCGATCCATCTGAATGACGAGGGAGAAGAGACTCTGTCCAATGCCGTCATGCAGTTCACGGGAGATGCGGCGACGTTCCTCTTCCTGAATGTTCATGACCTGGGTCATCATTGTCTGTAATTCGGCTTCGACTCGCTTCAGCTTGGTTACCTCACTACGAACGGCCAAGTACTGATAGGGTTCACCATCGTTATCAAGAAAAGGCACGATGGTTGTATTCACCCAATAATGGCTGCCATCCCTGGCACGGTTACGGATCTCACCGTTCCACACGCGCCCGGAGGAGATGGTTTCCCATAAGTTTTTCATAAAATTTTTACCATGATAACCTGAATTAATGATCCGATGATCCTGACCAATCAACTCTTCCCGGTCATATTGGGAGATTTCGCAAAATTTATCGTTCACATACTGGATCTTTCCTTTGCGGTCCGTGAGGGCAACGATCGATGACTCATCGAGGGCAAACTTCAGATCACTGAGTTGATGCAGGGAACCTTTCAGTCTGCTTCGGAATTCAGTATCCGTAATGTGACTGTCGATTTCCTCCAGTAACTGACGTACAGGCTGATCTGCAAGCCCGCTAAGTCTGTTTTTGCGTGTACTACTCAAAGTTCAACAGCCCCTTTTTCATCGCAAATTTCACCAGTTCAGGTCGGGTACGGAGGCCAAGCTTCTCCATCAGATTGCTTTTGTGAGATTCGACCGTTTTGACACTGATCACCAGATGTTCAGCAATTTCCTTGTTGGCATAACCTTTGGCAATCCAGGACAAGATCTCCTTCTCCCGCTCCGATAATGTGTCATACGGTCCGGCGTTCTCCTGCTTTGCTTTGTCCAGGTATTCACTCATCAGCCGCTTGGTCGCACTTGGGTACAGATAGGCGCTACCCTCAGCTACGGAGCGAATAGCGGCGAGCAATTCTTCATGCGGCGCGCTCTTGAGAATATATCCGGATGCTCCCGCGTGGATGGCACGGAACAGATATTCTTCATCGTCATGCATGGTCAGTATCAGAATCGAGACATCTGGCATTAATTTCTTCAATTCAGCGGTAGCGGTCAGACCGTCTTTACCTGGCGGCATGCTAAAATCCATTAATACGACATCGGGCTTCAGCTCTTGTGCCTTGGCAATAGCTTCGTCGCCATCAGCCGCGTCTCCAACAATATGTATGTCATTCTTTCCGTCAAGCAGGGCGATCAGCCCGGAGCGTACGACAACATGGTCGTCAACCACTAATAATTGAATCACATCATTTTCCTCCTGTCCGGTTCCACAGTTCTGTCTTTATCATACCAAAAAAGAAAGCCATTCAGAGGTTAATCTCTGAATGGCTTTCGGAGTGACGTCTTAAAATGAGAATTTGCAAAATGACCCTGTGCAGTCGAAACGGATTTCTTTATCCATACAGTTTGGGCTGCAGCTGTATAGCGACCTGTTCGGTCTGACGGACCATCTTCGGTGAGAACGTGCAGGGTAATCTGCTGCCAAGGAGCAGCACGGCGCCAGGAACACTTCCTTGCTGGAACACAGGCACTGCTATGGCACACACCAACCGCTCCGCAAGCATTAACGGGCAACGGCCGGGTGTATGTTCCCCGGTGGATTGTGTATCAGATAGCGCAGTGCGTCCAGTCCGAAGCGCTGTGCCAACCAGGTCTTGTCCGGGACGCATCTCCATGCGTTTCACCCGTTCGTTGCTGGCGCCGGATGTATACTTCCAGCGCAGCATCGTCCCGGACAGACAGGCCAGTCCGCAAAAATCGCTGGAGGTATTCAGGCGCAGGCCGTCGATCATCTCCTGAATGCCAGATGGCAGTTCATCATGCATGAGAGGACACTTCCTTTTTTGGAATCATACCGTTCGTTACGGTGTAATCATTATTCATATCGTTATCCTGTGGTCAGGGACATCTTAAAATAAGGGTATTTCGCTGCTGCTTCTATTGTAGCCCCTTTCTTCCGTATTGTAATTCAGGGAAAACCCCTATTTCCGTTCTGCAAATTGCTGATCCTGTATATGGACAGTCATCCAGGCCAGTAACGACAAGGTTTTTTTAACTTGCATAGTCGTAAAGGTGCCTTATAAGTGTGACTTATCTCACAGCAAATTCAGGGAATTTCCCGGAGAGGTTCAGGTAATCCCCCGATAACCCTTGCGCTATATTCGCGGTATGATGGATACATAAGGAAACACCAAGGGGGACGATGGTAATGGGTACGGTATTCACAGAAAGAGCAACCCAGGCGGCACAACAAGAACAGACGGAGGCGAGCAAGATGACACGTGAGACAGGTGGAATCCTTTCGTTCGTGACAGCTGAACAATGGGGCTTGATCGAGGCGAAGATGCAGCCAAAACGGGTAAAGTCGGGGTACAGTCTCTTTCTGGAAGGCGATGAAGCCGGATATCTGTACTACATTCGTTCCGGAAGAGTGAAGCTGACCAAGTCGACTGAGGATGGGAAAGAAATTATTTTATCGATTCAGCAAAGCGGGGATCTGATTGGGGAGTTTGGCGGGATCGGCGGATTGACTCATAGCTACAGTGCAGAGATGACTGGCAAAGGGGAGCTGGGAATTGTATCGCTCAGTGACTTGGAAAGCGTGCTTAGCAAACATGGTGATCTTGCCTTGAAATTCCTGCAATGGATGGCGCTCGCCCAGCGTATCACCCAATCGCGTTTCCGTGACCTGTTGCTCTATGGTAAGGCAGGTGCGCTCGCATCGACATTGATTCGCGCCAGCAATTCGTATGGCAGAATTACGCCGGATGGCATCGTGCTGGACATGAAGCTGAATCATACCGAGTTATCGGAGATGATTGGTGCCACGCGGGAGAGTGTAACACGTATGCTGGGAGCCTGGAAAGAACAGGGGACGCTGGACACCGTAGATGGAAAGCTGATGATTCGGGATCTGTCAGCCTTGCGCTGCATGTGCGGATGTCCCACATTTCCAAGCTGCCCGGTAGAGCTGTGCCGATTATAGCGGGGTAAGCAAGTTTAGCAGGGATACACCTTCGATGGCGATTGGGGTCGTTACGGAGAAATCAAAAAAAGCTGATGTCCGATTTACTCGGGGTCGGCTTTTTTGGCGTGATATGAGCGGCTTGAAGCGGTGGTTTTAGGTGGTTTTCTTATGATTAATGACTCTTATCCAAGGTAACTAATATAGGATATAAAGGAGGACGCGTTAACGCCCCCCTGCATCATACCTAGGGTATTCACTCGACAACATCCGCGCCCGCATATTCCTTTGCAAGAATCGAATATAGACACGAATCATGATATTTCCCTTTGTAAAACCAATGTTCTCGCATCAGACCTTCACGCTGCATGCCAATCTTCAGCATAACCTTCTCTGAGGCCATGTTGTTCGGGCGGCATTTCGCATAAATACGGTGTACGCCAAGTGTATTGAAGCCAAAGCCAAGCATCGCTCGGGCTGCTTCAGCAGCATATCCTTTTCCCTGGTAAACGGGATTGAGCACATAACCGATCTCTGCGTTTGTATTCTCCATGTGGAGGCCAACACCGCCGATCAGGATGCCTTCATTTTTCAAGCATATCGCCAGTTCGAAGCCCTCACGTGGTTGTGTTTGCTGTAAATTCAGCACAAATTCCACATAAGCCTGCGTATCTTCTTCCGTATTCGGTCCCCATGCCGTGTGTTGAGTAACTTCTGTCATGGATGTGTAGCTATGTATACTTTTCCAGTCGGTCTCCACAATATCCCGGATGATGAGTCGTTCGGTCTCCAATTGCATAACTATTCCCCTCCTAGTAAAACAAAAATAGCCCAATAACCGATTCATGTAAAGAATGGGTTACGAGCTATGTAAGTATAAGGCATGTTATTGTGGTTGTTTATATTCAACTGCGGGATAAGTATAAGCCAGCTTGCGGATAATTTCCTTTTGCCATTTGGTGTCACCCAGGTTGGTTGCCAGGTTCAGAAGATCCAAATAATCGTCAAGCTGCAGATCAGCCTTTTGCAGAGTTGTATTCATTCGATGTTTGTTCCCCTTTATCTATAAAATCGTTAAGTCAAATACAGTAGACAGAAGACTAGAGACAAGCTCAATAATGATAATCATTATCACAGTTATATGTTCATTATGCAATGAACGATGGCAAAATGCAATGCCAAGGCTCGAATAAATTTAACTTTTTTTCGAAAATAGGCTCATCCACAGCAAATAGGGAATGTACACACCCAGGTATGCGGACGGATAAAGGAACCATCCATTCAACAGGAAATGGTGGATTTCTGTGGTGAATGTCGTCATATGGGCATTCGTCGCATATACATCGCCTGCAATGACAGTAGCCGCACTATAGAAGCAGAGCAGGGCAAGTACATGGAAAATACGGGTCACCATCTGGGAGCGAAACGCAACAAAAACCATAATAAGTGGAACAATCAGCA includes:
- a CDS encoding chromate transporter, with protein sequence MLQTWWELFWGFFVANILGYGGGPASIPLMQEEVVNHYKWMTTEQFGDVLAIGNALPGPIATKIAAFVGYQVAGWFGAFIASFATVVPSAVALILLLRLLNKHRTSPKVKGMTLLVQPVIAVLMILLTWEFGQVSTNSIGIWQTLIIAGISLWVMTKTKLHPAILIVIAFAYGALVLSHTM
- a CDS encoding chromate transporter translates to MSWKDYNGLVMGMVRTGILGYGGGPSVIPLIRYEAVTRYKWVSDDEFGEILAIANALPGPIATKMAAYLGYKTKGVLGAIVSVLAHILPTSIAIIALLGSMYALRESKIVAGMVAAVRPVIFVMLGMMAYEFAKKAWKGLGTTFAALFGVLAFVLLQLLNIHPGIVIAVFLGYGVFHLDVVQRFKSKRNSDKGVS
- a CDS encoding Lrp/AsnC family transcriptional regulator, encoding MSEKRSSKGGEIPQMHNLDAMDRKIIAALHQNSRISYTDLGAQIGLSRVAVQARINALSEKGIIERFTVVINPGKVGLQVSAFFNVDVEPLFLDEVAAKLDEEPAVTSLYHMTGPSTLHMHGIFADMEEMEQFLLEKLYKMPGIVKVESQLLLKRYKSRMGMRL
- a CDS encoding PAS domain-containing sensor histidine kinase gives rise to the protein MSSTRKNRLSGLADQPVRQLLEEIDSHITDTEFRSRLKGSLHQLSDLKFALDESSIVALTDRKGKIQYVNDKFCEISQYDREELIGQDHRIINSGYHGKNFMKNLWETISSGRVWNGEIRNRARDGSHYWVNTTIVPFLDNDGEPYQYLAVRSEVTKLKRVEAELQTMMTQVMNIQEEERRRISRELHDGIGQSLFSLVIQMDRLLADQPQSGVEALRKQVTGIMEDVRGMAWELRPSVLDDLGVVPAIRTYIENYTRHYGIEVELECNLRRRLEMNREIAMYRIIQEALTNVAKYADVSEAHVTVEDSEEATVVKIVDQGAGFNGATAGNGVGLFSMEERARGAGGTLTVSSEPGEGTIVTLCLPKTIQ
- a CDS encoding response regulator produces the protein MIQLLVVDDHVVVRSGLIALLDGKNDIHIVGDAADGDEAIAKAQELKPDVVLMDFSMPPGKDGLTATAELKKLMPDVSILILTMHDDEEYLFRAIHAGASGYILKSAPHEELLAAIRSVAEGSAYLYPSATKRLMSEYLDKAKQENAGPYDTLSEREKEILSWIAKGYANKEIAEHLVISVKTVESHKSNLMEKLGLRTRPELVKFAMKKGLLNFE
- a CDS encoding GAF domain-containing protein, which gives rise to MHDELPSGIQEMIDGLRLNTSSDFCGLACLSGTMLRWKYTSGASNERVKRMEMRPGQDLVGTALRTGRTALSDTQSTGEHTPGRCPLMLAERLVCAIAVPVFQQGSVPGAVLLLGSRLPCTFSPKMVRQTEQVAIQLQPKLYG
- a CDS encoding Crp/Fnr family transcriptional regulator, which translates into the protein MGTVFTERATQAAQQEQTEASKMTRETGGILSFVTAEQWGLIEAKMQPKRVKSGYSLFLEGDEAGYLYYIRSGRVKLTKSTEDGKEIILSIQQSGDLIGEFGGIGGLTHSYSAEMTGKGELGIVSLSDLESVLSKHGDLALKFLQWMALAQRITQSRFRDLLLYGKAGALASTLIRASNSYGRITPDGIVLDMKLNHTELSEMIGATRESVTRMLGAWKEQGTLDTVDGKLMIRDLSALRCMCGCPTFPSCPVELCRL
- a CDS encoding GNAT family N-acetyltransferase produces the protein MQLETERLIIRDIVETDWKSIHSYTSMTEVTQHTAWGPNTEEDTQAYVEFVLNLQQTQPREGFELAICLKNEGILIGGVGLHMENTNAEIGYVLNPVYQGKGYAAEAARAMLGFGFNTLGVHRIYAKCRPNNMASEKVMLKIGMQREGLMREHWFYKGKYHDSCLYSILAKEYAGADVVE